In a single window of the Cardinium endosymbiont of Culicoides punctatus genome:
- a CDS encoding enoyl-CoA hydratase/isomerase family protein has product MEKMESLQNNLEDGILTITFRSDSKPFTLTEKSLSELRNVIQGVYDNDEIEGVIITGSEEEVFALGTDVSELLKLSELNARKFAENGQEVLALIEDCPKPILAAINGYALGSGFELALACHFRFASENAVFAFPEITFGVIPGFGGTQRLTQLLGKTKALEYLMTGKRISAEDAERMGLVSEVVSYKEEMLKKAKKWLTAIANNADLALGMLVTCVNAAENPDENGFQTEANGFANCFKEPSLKEKLIQALGKSVFF; this is encoded by the coding sequence ATGGAAAAAATGGAATCGTTACAAAATAATTTAGAAGATGGCATTTTAACCATTACATTTAGATCTGATTCAAAACCTTTTACTTTAACAGAAAAAAGCCTTAGTGAACTACGTAATGTGATTCAGGGAGTATATGACAATGATGAGATAGAAGGTGTAATTATTACTGGATCTGAAGAAGAAGTTTTCGCGCTAGGAACGGATGTTTCTGAGTTGCTTAAGCTAAGTGAATTAAACGCTAGAAAATTTGCAGAAAATGGCCAAGAAGTATTAGCCTTAATAGAGGATTGTCCTAAACCTATTCTAGCTGCTATTAATGGATATGCATTGGGATCTGGATTTGAATTGGCACTAGCTTGCCATTTTAGATTTGCTTCTGAGAATGCTGTTTTTGCTTTTCCAGAAATCACTTTCGGCGTTATTCCTGGCTTTGGGGGCACACAACGGTTAACACAACTACTTGGCAAAACTAAGGCATTAGAATATTTAATGACTGGAAAACGAATTAGTGCAGAAGATGCTGAAAGAATGGGCTTGGTAAGTGAAGTAGTTAGTTACAAAGAAGAAATGCTAAAAAAAGCAAAAAAATGGCTTACAGCTATTGCAAATAATGCAGATCTAGCATTAGGCATGTTGGTAACTTGTGTGAATGCGGCAGAGAATCCTGACGAAAATGGATTCCAAACAGAAGCAAATGGGTTTGCAAATTGTTTTAAGGAACCGAGTCTTAAAGAAAAGCTTATACAAGCCTTGGGAAAATCAGTTTTCTTTTAA